In Arcobacter sp. F2176, the following are encoded in one genomic region:
- a CDS encoding HD domain-containing protein, protein MINEMNLEVEELIEKNANDFQISKVFKKYIQSYVNSIDTSIDTNGGKDFFVQHTKVTDKFLISLYKYILRKNFGSYQPMSTSIPISIIALGSYGREQLCIYSDIDLLLLYEDVKGYNIKDIIQEFITLAWDCGLKLGSRVHELNDVAESVKEDITIKTAIIESRLIYGSKYLWFGYENVLNRIRKTNQLEFILEKKQEHKDRLLKYPLKMEPNIKDGYGGMREANMVFWIANVVFGVTRLRHLMDKEFTEEEYKKYRISLEYIFQVRNHLHNIAKKKLDTVNFDILPELSTKLGFKHTPRKTKETQAMNKIFESLHNIHFFTNILSKKFTRELEFKNQNYDLVRKNRFKKNLYIYEGKIYTSYFNKPKTLTAFLKELISLPISVERFDQSYVYYASKTILPQKQTKEHKLLLRRLLFKESLYPIIKLLYNARIFESIFPITKKIINQPQFDGYHELPVDVHSIKTLKHLSDIKDEFVKELYENFDKTEQSLVKIATFFHDVGKGRLTDHHIAGEKLFRNMAKGLSFKAEHTQVIAKLIRYHNMMSKVATSEDIYSEKIIRNFSGLVQNKKFLDMLFVLTYGDISAVGKNIYKSSTSTLLRELYHQTLYAFENTTLLTESSRRIAKINSIKKLKQYNDLPQILKKKITYIASNQIFLQLKAADILDLVLKAKEVETYTYKILNDKALTIRIIRKIPLNLGYLLGKLEFLDISVMNIFKLFDDKKCFEIQFTEKVEDGDLLHIEEIINASFDMSKKLNLKQPIILKNEVEVNCNHTSYLASMRIHAINQKGLLAYITKIFDDFGVEIESAKLSLNKKRVRDLFLIEKNGNFSVNSEKIVEMICSND, encoded by the coding sequence ATGATTAATGAGATGAATCTAGAAGTTGAAGAACTTATAGAAAAAAATGCTAATGATTTTCAAATATCAAAAGTATTTAAAAAATATATCCAAAGCTATGTAAACTCTATTGATACAAGTATAGATACAAATGGTGGGAAAGATTTTTTTGTTCAACACACAAAAGTTACTGATAAGTTTTTAATCTCACTTTATAAATATATTCTTAGAAAAAATTTTGGTTCATATCAACCAATGAGCACTTCTATTCCTATTTCAATAATCGCTCTAGGCTCTTATGGAAGAGAACAACTTTGTATTTATTCAGATATCGATTTACTACTTTTATATGAAGATGTTAAGGGTTATAATATCAAAGATATAATTCAAGAATTTATTACTTTAGCTTGGGATTGTGGACTAAAGTTAGGTTCTAGGGTTCATGAACTTAATGATGTAGCAGAATCTGTTAAAGAAGATATTACAATCAAAACTGCAATCATAGAATCAAGACTAATTTATGGTTCAAAATATTTATGGTTTGGTTATGAAAATGTATTAAATAGAATAAGAAAAACTAACCAATTAGAATTTATTCTAGAAAAAAAGCAAGAACACAAAGATAGACTTTTAAAATACCCTTTAAAAATGGAACCTAATATAAAAGATGGTTATGGTGGTATGAGAGAAGCAAATATGGTATTTTGGATCGCAAATGTAGTTTTTGGAGTTACAAGACTAAGACATCTTATGGATAAAGAATTTACGGAAGAAGAGTACAAGAAATATAGAATATCTTTAGAGTATATTTTTCAAGTAAGAAATCACTTACATAATATTGCAAAGAAAAAACTTGATACTGTAAATTTTGATATTCTACCAGAGTTAAGTACTAAACTTGGATTTAAACATACGCCAAGAAAGACAAAAGAGACTCAGGCTATGAACAAAATTTTTGAGTCTTTGCATAATATTCACTTCTTCACAAATATTTTAAGCAAAAAATTCACAAGAGAATTAGAATTTAAAAATCAAAATTATGATTTAGTTAGAAAAAATAGATTCAAAAAAAATCTTTATATTTATGAAGGTAAAATATATACTTCATACTTCAATAAACCAAAAACACTAACTGCCTTTCTCAAAGAGCTCATATCTTTACCAATAAGTGTAGAAAGATTTGACCAATCATATGTTTATTATGCAAGTAAAACTATCTTGCCACAAAAACAAACAAAAGAGCATAAACTATTATTAAGAAGATTATTATTTAAAGAATCTTTATATCCAATAATAAAACTTCTTTACAATGCAAGAATATTTGAATCAATATTCCCTATTACTAAAAAGATAATAAATCAACCACAATTTGATGGATACCATGAACTTCCAGTTGATGTACATTCTATAAAAACATTAAAACACTTAAGTGATATAAAAGATGAATTTGTAAAAGAGTTATATGAAAATTTTGATAAAACAGAACAATCATTAGTCAAAATTGCAACATTTTTTCATGATGTAGGAAAAGGAAGACTTACGGATCATCATATTGCAGGTGAAAAACTATTTAGAAATATGGCAAAAGGACTTAGTTTTAAGGCTGAACATACACAAGTTATAGCAAAACTAATAAGATATCACAATATGATGAGTAAAGTTGCTACAAGTGAAGATATATATTCTGAAAAAATTATTAGAAATTTTTCAGGATTAGTTCAAAATAAAAAATTTTTAGATATGTTATTTGTTTTAACTTATGGGGATATTTCTGCTGTTGGCAAAAATATTTATAAAAGTTCAACTTCAACCCTATTAAGAGAATTATACCATCAAACATTATATGCCTTTGAAAATACTACTCTTTTAACTGAAAGTTCAAGAAGAATTGCAAAAATAAATAGTATCAAAAAACTAAAACAATATAATGACTTACCTCAAATACTAAAGAAAAAAATAACATATATTGCCTCAAACCAAATCTTCTTACAACTTAAGGCTGCTGATATATTAGACTTAGTATTAAAAGCAAAAGAAGTAGAAACTTATACTTATAAGATATTAAATGACAAAGCCCTAACAATAAGAATAATAAGAAAGATTCCTTTGAACTTAGGATATCTACTTGGTAAATTAGAATTTTTAGATATTTCAGTTATGAATATTTTTAAATTATTTGATGATAAAAAATGTTTTGAAATCCAATTTACAGAAAAAGTTGAAGATGGTGATTTATTACATATTGAAGAAATAATAAATGCTTCTTTTGATATGAGCAAAAAATTAAATCTAAAACAACCTATTATTCTAAAAAATGAAGTTGAAGTAAATTGTAATCATACTTCATATCTTGCAAGTATGAGAATCCATGCTATAAATCAAAAAGGATTATTAGCATATATTACTAAAATTTTCGATGACTTTGGAGTAGAAATAGAAAGTGCAAAACTTTCATTAAATAAAAAAAGAGTAAGAGATTTATTTTTAATTGAGAAAAATGGTAATTTTAGTGTTAATTCAGAAAAAATTGTAGAAATGATTTGTAGTAACGACTAA
- a CDS encoding sigma 54-interacting transcriptional regulator — translation MQEFIAFSEISREIKNSAELLKSLDINALITGQKGVGKKSLAKYITQDSNIYSAKTLQDDISDNVISISNCTVIIENIDEITNIDLFINWVENNSIKVIATSKKDELNEKLSDIFSITINIPPLDTRKEDIKPLANKFAKEAGEILGIEEKPSKLIVNTHENAYSLRKSIFFSYLFESIGENEIMMLLENYILDNMDGENGYRDFVYLFEAPLLRASQKKYKSQVQMAKNLGLNRITLRKKLEMHKELI, via the coding sequence ATGCAAGAATTTATAGCTTTTTCAGAGATATCTAGAGAAATAAAAAACTCAGCAGAGTTACTGAAGTCTTTAGATATCAATGCGTTAATAACTGGACAAAAAGGTGTAGGGAAAAAAAGTTTAGCTAAATATATTACACAAGATTCAAATATTTATAGTGCGAAAACTCTACAAGATGACATAAGTGATAATGTAATTTCTATTTCTAACTGTACTGTAATAATTGAAAATATTGATGAGATTACAAATATTGATTTATTTATAAATTGGGTTGAAAATAACTCTATTAAAGTTATAGCAACATCAAAAAAAGATGAATTAAATGAAAAACTCTCAGATATATTTTCTATAACAATAAATATTCCACCTTTAGATACAAGAAAAGAGGATATAAAACCATTAGCAAATAAATTTGCTAAAGAAGCAGGTGAGATTTTAGGGATAGAGGAAAAACCTTCTAAATTAATAGTAAATACCCATGAAAATGCCTACAGTTTAAGAAAATCAATATTTTTCTCTTATCTTTTTGAATCAATTGGTGAAAATGAGATTATGATGCTTTTAGAAAACTATATACTTGATAATATGGATGGAGAAAATGGGTATAGAGATTTTGTATATCTATTTGAAGCACCCCTTCTTCGTGCTTCACAAAAGAAATATAAATCTCAAGTACAAATGGCAAAAAATCTAGGATTAAACAGAATAACCCTAAGAAAAAAACTAGAGATGCATAAAGAACTAATATGA